A single window of Thermococcus sp. DNA harbors:
- a CDS encoding tripartite tricarboxylate transporter permease has translation MLRETLLGLLLGTLTGITPGIHVNTLASMLRDFGLSSVVLFAMGLTHTFLDALPSTFLGVPDEGTALGILPSHRLVIAGRGMEVVRIAILSSFLAVLFFLPLIPLYLLLAPYYRPEIGKMAVVFLISFLVFTERRANRLGALFIILLSGGLGLLILSLNLKEPFYALFTGLFGVPVIVSSLFSGVSGVEPGDAELRIRPSRLVLFSFIGTLFGMLASLLPAFTASQAALLGSFLSKEERSFLAVVYSVNTSNFLFAFLNFLETGRTRNGIVAMMEPLGLKALPGFLLVALFVGLSVLVYGEFLAGLFAGAISRANYRIVNGAVLAFLLFLALSFDGLPGILALVASSIVGYLALLLGVKRTNCMGALMVPLLLR, from the coding sequence ATGCTCAGGGAGACACTGCTAGGCCTTTTACTCGGAACCTTAACCGGAATAACCCCCGGAATCCACGTGAACACGCTGGCCTCCATGCTGAGGGACTTTGGCTTGAGTTCCGTTGTGCTCTTTGCTATGGGACTAACCCACACTTTCCTCGACGCTTTGCCCTCGACGTTTCTCGGAGTTCCCGATGAGGGAACCGCGCTGGGGATTCTGCCATCCCACAGGCTCGTTATAGCTGGAAGGGGTATGGAAGTAGTTAGGATAGCAATCCTTTCGAGCTTTCTGGCGGTGCTTTTCTTCCTTCCGCTGATTCCCCTGTATCTTCTCCTGGCACCTTACTACAGGCCGGAGATTGGAAAAATGGCCGTTGTTTTTCTTATTTCCTTCCTCGTGTTTACCGAACGTAGGGCAAATCGACTTGGTGCCCTCTTTATAATCCTTCTCTCGGGAGGTCTCGGCCTGCTAATCCTCTCGCTGAATCTAAAAGAACCCTTCTATGCTCTCTTCACGGGCCTATTTGGAGTCCCCGTAATTGTTTCTTCACTTTTCTCCGGGGTCTCTGGCGTTGAGCCGGGAGATGCCGAACTCAGGATAAGGCCCTCAAGGCTCGTCCTGTTCTCCTTCATCGGGACGCTCTTCGGCATGCTGGCCTCTCTCCTTCCGGCCTTTACGGCCTCCCAGGCGGCCCTCCTAGGCTCTTTCCTTTCAAAGGAGGAGCGTTCTTTTTTGGCAGTGGTTTACTCCGTGAACACCTCCAACTTCCTCTTCGCCTTCCTCAACTTCCTCGAAACTGGAAGAACGAGAAACGGAATCGTTGCCATGATGGAGCCCCTTGGCCTCAAAGCACTCCCCGGTTTTCTGCTCGTGGCCCTCTTCGTTGGTCTTTCAGTTCTCGTTTACGGCGAGTTTCTCGCGGGCCTCTTTGCCGGTGCAATCTCACGTGCGAACTACAGGATTGTCAACGGGGCCGTCTTGGCCTTCCTCCTTTTCCTTGCCTTGAGCTTCGACGGCCTTCCTGGGATTCTCGCGCTCGTGGCTTCGTCAATAGTCGGCTATCTTGCCCTTCTCCTCGGGGTAAAAAGAACGAACTGCATGGGAGCCTTGATGGTTCCCCTTCTACTCCGCTAG
- a CDS encoding DUF5748 family protein has translation MHFEVIKEFLEEIGADWIELDDEIHLEPKVFYEVWRYVGQPELKTYVVEDEVVEPGSYDPPEMKYTDVKKVKVKKIYFETLDGKKIVTDYSEFQKIAKEKS, from the coding sequence ATGCACTTCGAGGTTATAAAGGAGTTCTTGGAAGAGATTGGCGCCGACTGGATAGAGCTCGACGACGAAATCCACCTCGAGCCGAAGGTCTTCTACGAGGTCTGGCGCTACGTCGGCCAGCCGGAGCTTAAAACTTACGTCGTTGAGGATGAGGTCGTTGAGCCCGGTTCCTATGACCCGCCCGAGATGAAGTACACCGACGTTAAAAAGGTCAAGGTCAAGAAGATCTACTTTGAGACCCTCGACGGAAAGAAGATTGTCACAGACTATTCCGAGTTCCAGAAGATTGCAAAGGAAAAATCCTGA
- a CDS encoding class I SAM-dependent rRNA methyltransferase — translation MARVIVDAQAARAIGKGAMIVFKKGVVRTEGDFEPGDIVEVYTRGGKFLGRGFVNPNSNIMVRLLIKDRETPITKELFRERIRKANEYRKKVLGYDKAYRMVYGEADYLPGLIVDRFNEIASLQISSIGMERFKLDLAEAIMEAEPEIETVFEKNTGRSRRREGLPEIERVLLGKEKYRTIIEEGRAKFIVDMRGQKTGFFLDQRENRIALEKYVRPGMRVLDVFTYTGGFAIHAAVAGAEEVIAVDKSPRAIETAKENAKLNGVEDRMKFIVGSAFPVMEELLRKGEKFDIVILDPPAFVQHEKDLQRGLRAYFNVNYAGLKLVKEGGILVTCSCSQHVDLQAFKDMVIAAGAKAGKFLKMLEPYRTQAPDHPILMASKDTEYLKCLFLYVEDMR, via the coding sequence ATGGCGAGGGTTATAGTTGACGCTCAGGCCGCGAGGGCCATCGGAAAGGGCGCGATGATAGTCTTCAAGAAGGGTGTGGTGAGAACCGAGGGCGACTTTGAGCCCGGTGACATCGTTGAGGTCTACACGCGCGGTGGCAAGTTCCTCGGGAGGGGTTTCGTTAATCCGAACTCAAACATAATGGTCCGCCTGCTCATCAAGGACAGGGAAACGCCCATAACGAAGGAACTATTCCGCGAGAGGATTAGGAAGGCCAACGAGTACAGGAAGAAGGTGCTCGGCTACGATAAAGCTTACAGAATGGTTTACGGCGAGGCCGACTACCTTCCGGGCCTCATAGTTGACCGCTTCAACGAGATTGCATCGCTCCAGATTTCGAGCATTGGAATGGAGCGCTTCAAGCTCGATTTGGCCGAGGCAATAATGGAAGCTGAACCAGAAATCGAGACCGTTTTCGAGAAGAACACCGGGCGCTCAAGGCGGAGGGAGGGTTTGCCCGAGATAGAGCGCGTCCTCCTCGGAAAGGAGAAGTACAGGACGATAATAGAGGAGGGCAGGGCCAAGTTCATCGTCGACATGCGTGGCCAGAAAACCGGCTTTTTCCTCGACCAGAGGGAGAACAGAATAGCCCTTGAGAAGTACGTCAGGCCCGGAATGAGGGTCCTCGACGTCTTTACCTACACCGGTGGCTTTGCAATCCACGCCGCCGTTGCCGGGGCCGAGGAGGTTATTGCCGTTGACAAGTCCCCCAGGGCCATAGAAACCGCCAAGGAGAACGCCAAGCTCAACGGCGTCGAGGACAGGATGAAGTTCATAGTAGGTTCGGCCTTTCCAGTCATGGAGGAACTCCTCAGAAAGGGCGAGAAGTTCGATATCGTAATCCTTGACCCGCCTGCCTTCGTCCAGCACGAGAAGGACCTCCAGCGGGGACTCAGGGCTTACTTCAACGTCAACTACGCAGGTTTAAAGCTCGTTAAGGAGGGTGGAATCCTGGTTACGTGCTCCTGCTCCCAGCACGTTGACCTGCAGGCCTTCAAGGACATGGTAATCGCCGCGGGGGCCAAGGCCGGGAAGTTCCTCAAGATGCTCGAACCATATAGAACTCAGGCTCCCGACCATCCGATTCTCATGGCCTCGAAGGACACCGAATACCTTAAGTGCCTCTTCCTATACGTAGAGGATATGAGGTGA